One Anaerolineae bacterium DNA segment encodes these proteins:
- a CDS encoding DAK2 domain-containing protein: MTEQTPTQDACLKLDGHQLKQLLLAGMSWLEQHYQIVNQLNVFPVPDGDTGINMLLTMQSAYAEVAELDEPHVGSVVRRFAKGAVNGSRGNSGVILSQIWRGFGVALRESETVDASGLASALQMGTTFAYDAAPKPPREGTILTVVREVAERAQVVVREESDIVRLFEALVVQANETLQRTPELLPILKEAGVIDSGGQGLTYILEGMLRQLRGESLESDLVRAAAAAPARKLAHVMSATEFGHPYDVQLLLTGEKLDVDRIRAAIQAMGDSAIVTSDGETTVKIHVHVYDPGQPISYAVKLGVVSDVVVENMYEQYLDNIGASQPVQAPPMPSVELQPDDVAVIAVAPGDGLARIFYEQGAARLVSGGQTMNPSTEEIYKALSDVPVNKAIILPNNGNIILAAQQAVRKARNKEVVVVPSKNVPQGIAAMLFYANARLHEDRRGDLAYIAEGMTAALDDVVSGEVTVAVRSVEMDGVRARAGQVIGLLEGKIVAAHDDLSQLMHDLIGKLDRNAYELVTLYYGADVRPKDAEALAEVLASAYDSFTFEVIPGGQPHYFYLLSIE; the protein is encoded by the coding sequence ATGACCGAGCAGACGCCAACCCAAGATGCGTGCCTGAAACTGGATGGCCATCAGCTCAAACAGTTGCTGCTGGCCGGGATGTCCTGGCTGGAGCAGCACTATCAGATTGTGAACCAGCTCAATGTGTTCCCGGTGCCTGACGGCGATACCGGGATCAACATGTTGCTGACCATGCAAAGCGCCTATGCTGAGGTTGCCGAACTGGATGAACCGCATGTCGGCTCTGTGGTGCGGCGCTTCGCTAAAGGTGCGGTGAACGGCTCCCGCGGGAACTCCGGCGTAATTCTGTCACAGATCTGGCGCGGCTTCGGGGTGGCCCTGCGCGAGTCAGAGACGGTGGATGCTAGCGGCCTGGCCAGCGCCCTGCAGATGGGTACCACCTTTGCCTATGACGCTGCCCCCAAGCCGCCTCGCGAAGGTACCATCCTTACCGTTGTCCGTGAGGTAGCCGAGCGCGCGCAGGTGGTGGTACGTGAGGAGAGCGATATTGTCCGCCTGTTTGAGGCGCTGGTGGTGCAGGCCAACGAAACGCTGCAGCGTACACCGGAACTGCTGCCGATCCTCAAAGAAGCCGGGGTGATCGATTCAGGTGGGCAGGGGTTGACCTACATTCTGGAGGGCATGTTGCGGCAGCTACGCGGCGAGTCCCTGGAATCCGACCTGGTCAGGGCTGCCGCTGCGGCCCCGGCCCGCAAGCTCGCCCATGTGATGAGCGCGACCGAATTCGGTCACCCGTACGATGTGCAGCTCTTGCTGACCGGCGAAAAGCTGGATGTCGACCGCATCCGCGCGGCCATCCAGGCGATGGGCGATTCGGCGATTGTCACCAGCGATGGCGAAACTACCGTCAAGATTCATGTCCATGTCTACGATCCGGGCCAGCCAATCAGTTACGCGGTCAAGCTGGGCGTGGTCAGCGATGTGGTCGTCGAGAATATGTATGAGCAGTACCTGGACAACATCGGAGCCTCACAGCCAGTGCAAGCGCCTCCGATGCCCAGTGTGGAGCTGCAGCCGGACGACGTAGCCGTGATTGCGGTGGCTCCGGGCGATGGTCTGGCCCGCATCTTCTACGAGCAGGGCGCGGCCCGGCTGGTCAGCGGCGGCCAGACCATGAATCCCAGCACGGAAGAAATCTACAAGGCCCTGAGCGACGTGCCGGTCAACAAGGCAATCATCCTTCCCAACAATGGCAACATCATCCTGGCCGCTCAGCAGGCCGTCCGCAAGGCCCGCAACAAAGAGGTTGTGGTGGTCCCCAGCAAGAACGTCCCTCAGGGGATCGCGGCCATGCTGTTCTATGCCAACGCCCGCCTGCATGAGGATCGGCGCGGGGACCTGGCCTACATTGCCGAGGGTATGACCGCCGCGCTGGATGATGTCGTTTCCGGCGAAGTCACGGTGGCCGTGCGTAGCGTGGAAATGGATGGCGTGCGGGCCAGAGCCGGGCAGGTGATCGGCCTGCTGGAAGGCAAGATCGTGGCGGCCCATGACGATCTGAGCCAGTTGATGCATGACCTGATTGGCAAGCTGGACCGCAACGCCTACGAGCTGGTCACGCTCTACTATGGTGCGGATGTTAGGCCGAAGGATGCCGAGGCGCTGGCAGAAGTGCTGGCCTCCGCCTATGA
- a CDS encoding Asp23/Gls24 family envelope stress response protein produces MTQEQVIPGDIHIAPAVIAAIASRAALQSYGVVGMTMPNLASEVAAVLSRDIHRGVEVTVNNGEITIDLYVIIEYGTRIATVANSLINAVRYQVEKTVGSPVAQVNVHVQGLRVTHPDS; encoded by the coding sequence ATGACCCAAGAACAAGTCATTCCTGGCGACATTCACATTGCTCCGGCGGTGATTGCGGCGATTGCCTCGCGGGCGGCGCTGCAAAGCTATGGGGTGGTGGGGATGACCATGCCCAACCTGGCCTCGGAAGTCGCCGCTGTCCTGTCGCGGGATATCCATCGCGGCGTTGAGGTCACGGTAAACAACGGCGAGATCACCATCGACCTGTATGTCATCATCGAATATGGCACCCGGATCGCCACCGTTGCCAACAGCCTGATCAATGCTGTCCGTTATCAAGTGGAGAAGACCGTTGGCTCCCCGGTCGCTCAGGTGAATGTCCATGTTCAGGGCCTGCGCGTGACACACCCTGACTCCTGA
- a CDS encoding 50S ribosomal protein L28 — protein sequence MAKCDYCGKTPMHGNSRSHSMRATKRQFKPNIQRVKVMVNGRLVSRNVCMRCLKTLVKDQA from the coding sequence ATGGCGAAGTGCGATTACTGTGGCAAGACGCCCATGCACGGCAACAGCCGCAGTCACTCCATGCGGGCAACCAAGCGCCAGTTCAAGCCGAATATCCAGCGCGTCAAGGTTATGGTCAATGGCCGCCTCGTCAGCCGCAACGTGTGCATGCGTTGCCTGAAGACCCTGGTCAAAGATCAAGCGTAA
- a CDS encoding ribulose-phosphate 3-epimerase, translating into MNTIKIAPSLLSADFARLGEQIHEAEAGGADVIHVDVMDGCFVPNITVGPLVLSAIRRVTALPLDVHLMIVEPERHLNAFAAAGANTLTVHVEASIHLHRTLQQIRDLGLRAGVALNPHTPVTMIENVYDLLDQVLVMTVNPGFGGQTFLPTMLPKIRAVRERSTALGHRLDIEVDGGIAPDTVGAVVAAGANVLVAGNAIFAAPEGIAAAIQAIRAGAAAARYDAV; encoded by the coding sequence ATGAATACGATCAAGATCGCCCCATCCCTGCTATCCGCCGATTTTGCGCGTCTGGGCGAGCAGATTCACGAGGCTGAAGCCGGCGGAGCGGATGTGATCCACGTAGATGTCATGGATGGGTGCTTTGTCCCGAACATCACCGTTGGGCCACTGGTGCTGAGCGCAATCCGCCGGGTGACAGCGCTACCGCTGGATGTGCACCTGATGATTGTGGAGCCAGAGCGCCACCTGAACGCATTTGCCGCCGCCGGGGCGAACACTCTCACTGTCCATGTGGAGGCCAGCATCCACCTGCACCGCACCCTGCAGCAGATTCGCGACCTGGGCTTGCGGGCCGGGGTAGCGCTCAACCCTCATACGCCGGTCACGATGATCGAAAACGTGTACGACCTGCTGGATCAAGTATTGGTGATGACAGTCAACCCCGGGTTTGGCGGGCAGACCTTCCTCCCGACCATGCTGCCCAAGATTCGCGCCGTACGCGAGCGCAGTACGGCCCTGGGACATCGACTGGATATCGAGGTTGATGGCGGTATCGCGCCGGACACCGTGGGGGCGGTGGTGGCTGCCGGAGCCAATGTCCTGGTAGCCGGGAATGCGATCTTCGCCGCGCCGGAAGGGATCGCTGCGGCGATCCAGGCGATTCGCGCTGGTGCGGCAGCAGCGCGGTATGACGCCGTCTAG
- a CDS encoding P1 family peptidase produces MPRLRDLGVTPGVTPGVLPTGRHNAITDVAGVLVGQVTLIAGEGPLHPGYGPIRTGATAILPHGGNLFQEKVVAAVQTFNGFGKAMGFEQVRELGTIETPILLTNTLNVPRVADAVIDYMLARNPDIGLTAGTVNPVVGECNDGFLNDIRGRHVRAEHVLAALQHASDGPVAEGAVGAGTGTACFGFKGGIGTASRLTPAGYTLGTLVQSNFGSRQHLQVLGVPVGQHFQDRLLPLTSPPPGSVMIVLATDAPLTARQLGRLASRAALGLARTGAISASGSGDFVIAFSTANRRPQRPAQDTHTLRAIAEEGQVAIDDLFLAVVESVEEAVLNSLTAATTMTGRDGHTLYALPPDELVDLLRRYGRAAG; encoded by the coding sequence ATGCCCCGCTTGCGTGATCTGGGCGTGACGCCTGGCGTGACGCCTGGCGTGTTGCCGACGGGCCGCCACAACGCCATCACCGATGTTGCTGGCGTCCTGGTCGGGCAGGTTACGCTGATCGCTGGCGAGGGGCCGTTGCATCCGGGCTACGGGCCGATCCGTACCGGCGCGACCGCCATTCTCCCACACGGGGGCAATCTCTTCCAGGAGAAAGTTGTCGCCGCTGTGCAGACCTTCAATGGCTTTGGCAAGGCGATGGGCTTTGAACAGGTCCGCGAACTGGGCACGATCGAGACGCCGATTCTGTTGACCAACACTCTCAACGTCCCGCGAGTAGCAGACGCGGTCATCGACTACATGCTGGCCAGGAACCCGGATATTGGCCTGACAGCTGGCACCGTCAACCCGGTGGTAGGGGAATGCAACGACGGCTTCCTCAATGATATCCGGGGGCGGCACGTCCGGGCGGAGCATGTGCTGGCGGCCCTGCAGCACGCCAGCGACGGGCCGGTTGCGGAAGGCGCAGTCGGTGCGGGTACGGGAACCGCGTGTTTTGGCTTCAAAGGCGGCATTGGCACCGCTTCGCGCCTGACGCCAGCCGGGTACACGCTCGGTACACTGGTGCAAAGCAACTTCGGCTCACGCCAGCACCTGCAGGTGCTGGGCGTTCCAGTAGGTCAGCACTTCCAGGATCGCCTGCTCCCGCTGACCAGTCCGCCTCCTGGTTCGGTCATGATTGTGCTGGCTACCGATGCGCCGCTGACAGCCCGGCAACTTGGCCGTCTGGCCAGTCGCGCGGCACTGGGGTTGGCCCGCACCGGCGCAATCAGCGCGAGTGGTAGCGGCGATTTCGTGATCGCTTTTTCCACAGCCAACCGTCGTCCGCAAAGACCGGCACAGGACACGCACACCCTGCGGGCAATCGCTGAAGAAGGTCAGGTTGCCATTGACGATCTATTCCTGGCTGTGGTGGAAAGTGTGGAGGAAGCAGTGCTCAATTCGCTGACAGCAGCCACCACCATGACTGGCCGGGATGGGCATACGCTGTACGCCCTGCCGCCGGACGAGCTGGTCGACCTGCTGCGCCGCTATGGCCGGGCGGCAGGATGA
- a CDS encoding methyltransferase domain-containing protein — protein sequence MMTHRPQKPAPKRKSRPPAPEVRRFEANVVEGLETIARRELSVHLDKRVTLHRLPKAGTASGAFRFDYAGGLRALLRMKTVQAIYLVRFYTIPRPRALLGDQTFRSLLEDIALVRAAHPPQAFQTFFISAAGENTAVMKRLRTAIAEATGLSEGFEEGDLLLRVRRPLDGREGWEVLLRISPRPLATRSWRVCDMEGALNATVAHAMVLMTDPRPYDIFLNIGCGSGTFLVERLLAGPARRVLGCDINPEALVCARENLTAAGYTQVAELHDWDARQLPLEDASVDALCADLPFGHLVGSHADNVTLYPALLAETARVARPGTLFALITHEVRLMQSLLSASTVWRQVSEQRIALGGLNPRIFVLRRV from the coding sequence ATGATGACACACCGGCCACAAAAACCTGCCCCAAAACGGAAGTCGCGGCCCCCGGCCCCGGAGGTACGCCGCTTTGAGGCCAATGTGGTCGAAGGGCTGGAGACGATCGCTCGCCGCGAATTGAGCGTTCACCTGGACAAACGTGTCACGCTTCACCGCCTGCCAAAGGCCGGGACCGCATCGGGCGCTTTTCGCTTCGATTATGCCGGTGGTTTGCGCGCCCTGCTGCGGATGAAGACCGTGCAGGCAATCTACCTGGTTCGCTTCTATACCATTCCCCGCCCACGCGCCCTGCTGGGCGATCAGACGTTCCGGTCTTTGCTGGAAGATATCGCCCTGGTTCGCGCGGCGCATCCACCACAGGCTTTCCAGACGTTCTTCATCAGCGCCGCTGGTGAGAACACGGCTGTCATGAAACGCCTGCGGACGGCGATAGCGGAAGCAACCGGCCTGAGCGAGGGCTTCGAGGAAGGCGATCTGTTGCTACGTGTGCGGCGGCCCCTCGACGGACGTGAGGGCTGGGAGGTGCTGCTGCGTATTTCGCCGCGTCCCCTTGCCACGCGATCCTGGCGGGTCTGTGACATGGAAGGCGCGCTGAACGCTACAGTCGCCCATGCGATGGTGCTGATGACGGATCCGCGACCCTATGACATCTTCCTGAACATTGGCTGTGGTTCCGGCACGTTTCTGGTGGAGCGTCTGCTGGCAGGGCCGGCCCGCCGCGTGCTGGGCTGCGACATCAACCCGGAAGCGCTGGTCTGTGCGCGGGAGAACCTGACAGCAGCCGGGTACACGCAGGTCGCCGAGCTGCACGACTGGGATGCCCGGCAGCTTCCGCTGGAGGACGCCAGCGTTGACGCGCTGTGTGCCGATCTGCCGTTTGGCCATCTGGTGGGTTCCCATGCCGACAATGTAACGCTCTACCCGGCGCTGCTGGCTGAAACGGCGCGGGTAGCTCGCCCCGGGACATTGTTTGCTCTGATCACGCACGAGGTCAGGCTGATGCAGAGCTTACTCAGCGCAAGCACGGTCTGGCGTCAGGTCAGCGAACAGCGGATCGCGCTGGGTGGCCTGAACCCGCGCATCTTCGTCCTGCGGCGCGTTTAA
- a CDS encoding YitT family protein, translating into MTTIDIKRPALWRGIISDLLLLTTGGVLSGISLNIFYAPYEIAPSGVSGLSVIFNHVVGTPIGLMVLILNIPIQMLAYRMLGGWRIVLKTIYVVGVYSLAIDMLAPYLPAHGITNDRLLSAIFGGILGGIAGGLVYRAGGSFGGSSTMALILQKKLGTAFNATYLYTDGLVVTLAGLVFGWESALYAIVAIYVDGTAADYVLEGPSTIRTAMVITNQPQEIADLIMTRLAHGVTCWTGTGMYTGQTRHVLFVTVRRPEVADLRHLVYSADPRAFMVVGQGHTAYGEGFQSTDVR; encoded by the coding sequence ATGACCACAATCGATATCAAACGCCCGGCGCTCTGGCGTGGGATCATCAGTGACCTTCTCTTGTTGACGACAGGCGGCGTACTCTCCGGGATTTCGCTGAATATCTTCTACGCACCATACGAAATTGCGCCCAGTGGTGTATCCGGCCTGTCAGTGATCTTCAACCATGTGGTTGGCACGCCCATCGGCCTGATGGTGCTAATACTGAATATCCCGATCCAGATGCTGGCTTACCGGATGCTTGGCGGCTGGCGGATCGTCCTCAAGACAATCTATGTTGTTGGGGTTTATTCGCTGGCGATTGATATGCTGGCGCCCTACCTTCCTGCCCATGGCATCACCAACGATCGGCTGTTGAGCGCCATCTTTGGCGGTATCCTGGGAGGCATTGCCGGTGGGCTGGTGTACCGCGCTGGCGGTTCTTTTGGCGGCAGTTCAACCATGGCGCTGATCCTGCAGAAAAAGCTGGGGACTGCCTTTAACGCCACTTATCTGTATACGGATGGCCTGGTTGTCACCCTGGCTGGCCTGGTCTTTGGCTGGGAAAGCGCCCTGTACGCCATCGTCGCCATCTATGTGGATGGCACCGCTGCGGATTACGTGCTGGAAGGGCCAAGCACCATCCGCACGGCAATGGTGATCACCAACCAGCCACAGGAGATCGCCGATCTGATCATGACCAGGCTGGCACACGGTGTGACCTGCTGGACCGGCACCGGGATGTACACCGGCCAGACTCGTCATGTGTTGTTCGTGACAGTGCGTCGCCCTGAAGTGGCCGACCTGCGACACCTTGTCTACTCTGCCGATCCGCGGGCGTTTATGGTGGTAGGCCAGGGGCACACCGCCTATGGCGAAGGGTTTCAGTCAACCGATGTGCGCTGA
- a CDS encoding IS1 family transposase, producing the protein MNQCPYCHRTEQQVKAGLNASGSQRYLCKVCRRKYTPQPNDIGYPAEIQRQALEMYVDGLNFRRIARLLKVNHQTVANWVKAHADQLPDPPPAPAEPIEVEELDELFTFVERKKTSST; encoded by the coding sequence ATGAACCAATGTCCGTACTGTCACCGAACCGAACAGCAGGTCAAAGCGGGGCTGAATGCCTCAGGCAGCCAGCGCTATCTGTGTAAGGTGTGCCGCCGCAAGTACACGCCCCAGCCGAATGACATCGGGTATCCGGCTGAAATACAGCGCCAGGCGCTGGAGATGTATGTTGATGGGCTGAACTTTCGGCGTATTGCGCGCCTGCTTAAAGTCAACCATCAAACGGTCGCCAACTGGGTCAAAGCCCACGCTGATCAATTGCCCGATCCGCCGCCGGCTCCTGCCGAGCCCATTGAGGTGGAAGAACTCGATGAGTTATTCACCTTCGTTGAGCGCAAAAAAACGTCGTCTACGTGA
- a CDS encoding IS1 family transposase, protein MVWERSTEALQAMLDRSPQARRYYSDDFSTYHTLVYYPGRHQALTDKSQTYAVEANNAELRHYLARLARQSCCFSRCIHALWRSVRLFVFAWNRRQLFKRQFPAYPAHLKDFVYP, encoded by the coding sequence GTGGTCTGGGAAAGGAGCACGGAGGCGCTGCAAGCCATGCTCGACCGTAGTCCTCAGGCCCGGCGGTATTATTCGGACGACTTCTCAACCTATCACACGCTGGTGTACTATCCCGGTCGTCATCAGGCCCTGACCGACAAGAGCCAGACCTATGCCGTTGAGGCAAACAATGCTGAACTCCGTCACTATCTGGCGCGGCTGGCACGTCAGTCATGTTGCTTTTCTCGGTGCATTCACGCCCTCTGGCGTTCTGTCAGGTTGTTTGTGTTTGCCTGGAACCGCCGCCAGTTATTCAAACGCCAGTTCCCGGCTTACCCGGCTCACCTGAAAGATTTCGTGTATCCTTGA
- a CDS encoding protein kinase — MKIGHKLLGRYVIEQLIGEGATATVYLARDERLGRHVAIKVLLPYVRAIAQARFSREARSAAALNHPNIMAIYDEAEEDDYHFLVVEYVEGRPLTDLIPSPPEVVADLGIQLCSALEYAHRMNIIHRDIKPANVKVSEEGVVKIMDFGLAMPRDAKHITAHGSIIGTPAYLSPEQARGLDIDHRSDIYSLGVLLYEMATGRLPFDMNDIGALLLKKVSSDPEPPRTLNPDIPDWLDAAIMRALQREPEQRYQSAAEFAQALNQSRVTPGTTAAGSAPRPTLPPAPVAPEHTAPIRVIVADDHAILRTSIAFYLDDQPDLQVVAEAGTGQETLALVEQHAPDLLLLDLNMPDRSGLDILPEIRRNHAQTRVLVLTGRTEDAYIIRALQAGAHGYLLKTSSQEELLDAVYKVARGEMVLGADVTEKVVSGLLTPLERDPLTDDERQVLLCIVSGADTNTQIADKLGCTEQEVIQRLKNAIDKLGAQSRAQAALVALRKGWITIEEARQH, encoded by the coding sequence GTGAAAATCGGGCATAAGCTCTTGGGCCGCTATGTCATCGAGCAACTCATTGGTGAAGGCGCTACTGCCACAGTCTACCTGGCCAGGGATGAGCGACTGGGGCGCCACGTGGCGATCAAAGTCCTGTTGCCCTATGTGCGCGCCATCGCCCAGGCACGCTTTAGCCGGGAAGCGCGTAGCGCCGCTGCCCTCAACCACCCGAATATCATGGCTATCTACGATGAGGCCGAGGAGGATGACTACCATTTTCTGGTAGTGGAATACGTCGAAGGCCGGCCGCTGACCGACCTGATTCCGTCTCCTCCGGAAGTCGTCGCTGACCTGGGAATCCAGCTTTGCAGCGCCCTGGAATACGCCCACCGGATGAACATCATCCACCGGGACATCAAGCCAGCGAACGTCAAAGTTTCCGAAGAAGGCGTGGTCAAGATCATGGACTTCGGCCTGGCGATGCCGCGCGACGCCAAACACATCACTGCCCACGGCTCAATCATCGGCACGCCGGCGTACCTGTCGCCAGAACAGGCCCGCGGCCTCGACATCGACCACCGCTCCGATATCTACAGCCTGGGCGTCCTGCTGTATGAAATGGCCACCGGCAGACTGCCCTTTGACATGAACGACATTGGGGCACTGCTGTTGAAGAAAGTCTCCAGCGATCCTGAGCCGCCCAGAACCCTTAACCCGGACATTCCCGACTGGCTGGACGCGGCCATCATGCGCGCACTCCAGCGCGAACCGGAGCAACGCTACCAGTCCGCCGCCGAATTTGCCCAGGCGCTTAATCAGAGTCGAGTTACGCCCGGCACAACGGCCGCCGGGTCAGCGCCACGCCCGACTCTCCCTCCCGCCCCGGTGGCCCCGGAACACACCGCTCCCATCCGTGTGATTGTCGCCGATGATCACGCCATCCTGCGCACCAGCATCGCTTTCTACCTGGACGATCAGCCCGATCTGCAGGTCGTCGCTGAAGCCGGAACCGGCCAGGAGACGCTGGCGCTGGTGGAACAGCACGCCCCCGACCTGCTCCTGCTTGACCTCAACATGCCCGATCGAAGTGGGCTGGACATCCTGCCGGAGATCAGGCGCAACCATGCTCAAACGCGGGTACTGGTCCTGACCGGGCGCACAGAGGACGCTTACATCATCCGGGCGCTACAGGCCGGGGCACATGGCTATCTGCTCAAGACCAGTTCACAGGAGGAACTGCTGGACGCCGTCTACAAGGTCGCGCGCGGGGAAATGGTGCTCGGCGCCGATGTGACTGAGAAGGTCGTCTCCGGCCTGCTGACCCCGCTGGAGCGTGACCCCCTCACCGATGACGAGCGCCAGGTGTTGCTCTGCATCGTCAGCGGCGCAGACACCAACACCCAGATCGCCGATAAGCTGGGCTGCACCGAGCAGGAAGTGATCCAGCGCCTGAAGAACGCCATCGACAAACTTGGCGCGCAAAGCCGCGCTCAGGCCGCCCTGGTGGCCCTCCGCAAAGGCTGGATCACAATCGAGGAAGCGCGTCAGCACTGA
- a CDS encoding sugar phosphate isomerase/epimerase produces the protein MFELACHTWGFSDLALEDAVQTIARLGFNYLDLGSGPHLDIDAAAKNPRREVTRISILLDDFHLQITDLYLLLPALASADEGRRLYEVKLFERLLPFILDLGVPGVTLSPGIETPEITEARMPRPEAIHLHPPERTEENAELVTYTRPHPSGGAGEPANPGAFENAIDSFQRIVELTEDTDLRISIEPHLDSVAATPDRALALVEAVPGLSLTLDWAQFTAQGIAAREIEPLLQHAAHVQLRQAARGRLQTPYHEGTLDFRQVLSLLIANDYRGAISIEYMNRAGWHGLAALDIVRETGLVRDEIRLIRHELLGSA, from the coding sequence ATGTTCGAGCTAGCGTGCCACACTTGGGGCTTCAGCGATCTGGCGCTGGAAGACGCCGTGCAGACCATCGCGCGGCTGGGCTTCAATTACCTTGATCTCGGCAGCGGCCCCCACCTGGACATTGACGCCGCGGCCAAGAATCCCCGTCGTGAAGTCACCCGAATCAGCATCTTGCTGGACGATTTTCATCTTCAGATCACCGATCTCTACCTTCTACTGCCGGCACTGGCCTCGGCAGATGAAGGCCGCCGACTGTACGAAGTCAAGCTCTTCGAACGTCTATTGCCGTTCATCCTCGACCTGGGCGTCCCCGGCGTTACCCTGTCACCGGGGATCGAAACCCCGGAGATCACCGAAGCGCGCATGCCACGCCCGGAAGCGATCCATCTGCACCCGCCTGAAAGAACCGAGGAAAACGCTGAGCTGGTCACGTACACGCGCCCTCATCCATCTGGCGGCGCCGGTGAACCGGCAAACCCCGGAGCCTTTGAGAATGCCATCGACTCGTTTCAGCGCATCGTGGAATTAACTGAAGATACCGACCTGCGGATCAGCATTGAGCCGCACCTGGATTCGGTGGCCGCCACGCCGGACAGAGCGCTGGCCCTGGTGGAGGCTGTCCCCGGCCTGAGTCTGACTCTAGATTGGGCGCAATTCACAGCGCAGGGGATCGCCGCTCGCGAGATCGAGCCGCTACTTCAGCACGCGGCTCATGTCCAGCTCCGGCAGGCGGCGCGTGGCCGCCTGCAGACCCCTTACCACGAAGGCACGCTTGATTTCCGCCAGGTGCTTTCACTGCTGATCGCCAATGACTACCGCGGCGCAATCAGCATTGAATACATGAACCGTGCGGGCTGGCACGGCCTGGCGGCGCTGGATATCGTCCGGGAAACAGGGCTTGTCCGCGATGAGATCCGCCTGATCCGCCATGAACTGCTCGGCAGCGCCTGA
- a CDS encoding cytochrome C oxidase subunit IV family protein, with protein sequence MTEYTPQLVQAEHKKPKYLLVFFALAAITLVEVTVATRMPAVLVALSLSKVVLVALYYMHLKFSSGLFSAIFAIPLPFVLLILVALVVALAPGPDNTAAAAGVCSFF encoded by the coding sequence ATGACTGAATATACGCCTCAACTCGTTCAAGCTGAACATAAGAAGCCAAAGTACCTGCTGGTCTTTTTCGCTCTGGCTGCAATCACGCTGGTTGAAGTGACCGTGGCAACCAGGATGCCGGCTGTCCTGGTGGCGCTGTCGCTGTCCAAAGTGGTGCTGGTCGCCCTGTATTACATGCACCTCAAGTTCTCCAGCGGGCTTTTCTCCGCGATTTTTGCCATCCCGCTGCCATTTGTGCTGTTGATTCTGGTGGCGCTTGTTGTGGCGCTGGCTCCTGGCCCGGACAATACCGCTGCTGCCGCTGGTGTGTGCTCATTCTTCTAG
- a CDS encoding heme-copper oxidase subunit III encodes MSSHLPSVGHAYEEIHLPPPSWAPLIVGCGATLIGAGLLFPLALPVGLIVFLAGIWKMGHFTLLENPHPSLKVDHRLLGMWVFLASEIMFFAALLSTFLGYKARAGAAGALLNVPLMTIGTFVLLTSSFAAVSALSAIQANRMIAFRNWLITTMALGGLFLILELTEWLELIGHGITTGTLYGSAFFTLTGLHGMHVLIGIGWMVFLLVRTLRGTMSSGDSTGVEIFGLYWHFVDIVWIVLFTIIYLLR; translated from the coding sequence ATGAGTAGCCATCTGCCTTCGGTCGGTCATGCTTATGAGGAGATTCACCTGCCACCGCCAAGCTGGGCGCCGCTGATCGTTGGCTGCGGAGCGACCCTGATCGGAGCCGGGTTGTTGTTCCCGTTAGCGCTGCCGGTGGGATTAATCGTGTTTCTGGCGGGAATCTGGAAGATGGGTCACTTCACGCTGCTGGAGAATCCCCACCCGTCGCTCAAAGTGGATCATCGCCTGCTGGGTATGTGGGTTTTCCTGGCCTCGGAGATCATGTTTTTTGCCGCGTTGCTCTCCACGTTCCTGGGCTACAAGGCACGCGCTGGTGCGGCAGGGGCGTTGTTGAATGTGCCGCTGATGACCATCGGGACGTTCGTCCTGCTTACCAGCAGTTTTGCGGCTGTCTCGGCGCTATCAGCCATCCAGGCTAACCGCATGATCGCCTTCCGCAACTGGCTGATCACGACAATGGCCCTGGGTGGTCTATTCCTGATCCTGGAACTTACCGAGTGGCTGGAACTGATCGGGCACGGCATCACGACTGGTACGCTGTATGGCTCAGCCTTTTTCACTCTGACCGGTCTGCATGGCATGCATGTCCTGATCGGGATCGGCTGGATGGTCTTTTTGCTGGTTCGCACACTGCGCGGCACGATGTCGTCCGGCGACTCAACCGGTGTCGAAATCTTCGGGCTGTACTGGCATTTTGTGGATATCGTCTGGATCGTCCTGTTTACCATCATCTACCTGCTCCGCTGA